In Dyadobacter subterraneus, a single genomic region encodes these proteins:
- a CDS encoding SIR2 family protein → MQIFHDPSKQINFLSQILSNGKKSLSFFISAGCPLGVAMPAGSWPLIPAIKELSQKVNNHFNEPANLPLRYQDLLQELNSDGLDQENIEQVLSFIRALSHVAGNGLVRGFSQVNLANIEKVICKRIVELINVSLPNGDTPYHQLSAWIASIDREQPIDLFTTNYDLLLEQALEESLIPYFDGFVGSRNSFFDLKAVEDNQIPKHWTRVWKIHGSLNWYKSGSRIHRSTGIKPDAINSPLIYPSYLKYDQSRKMPYLALLDHLTRSVKNESNVLITTGYSFNDDHINDAMLNALIANPSSMIIALLFGELSAYPNAISMAKSRPNIGLWALDEAIIGTKRGKWKVIKYNSEDNIANVIQSEEIPDPNDAAKTVKIWKLQLGDFQHLGNFLHHLVVQDNQPTK, encoded by the coding sequence ATGCAAATTTTCCATGACCCTTCTAAACAGATTAATTTCCTGAGCCAAATTTTGTCAAACGGGAAAAAATCGCTATCATTTTTTATTTCTGCCGGTTGTCCGTTGGGTGTGGCCATGCCGGCTGGTAGTTGGCCTCTAATTCCAGCAATAAAAGAACTATCACAAAAAGTCAACAATCATTTCAATGAACCGGCAAATCTTCCATTGCGATACCAAGATCTGCTGCAAGAACTTAACTCAGATGGTTTAGATCAAGAAAATATAGAACAAGTATTGAGTTTCATCCGGGCTCTTAGCCATGTTGCAGGCAACGGTCTTGTAAGAGGATTTTCACAGGTTAATTTGGCAAATATTGAAAAAGTAATTTGCAAAAGAATTGTAGAGCTAATTAATGTGTCGTTACCGAATGGTGATACGCCTTATCATCAACTATCTGCTTGGATCGCGTCGATAGATCGAGAACAACCGATTGATCTTTTTACTACAAATTATGATCTACTTCTAGAACAGGCATTAGAAGAGTCACTAATTCCATACTTTGATGGCTTTGTTGGATCTAGAAATTCATTTTTCGACTTAAAAGCTGTTGAAGATAATCAGATACCTAAGCACTGGACAAGGGTTTGGAAAATTCACGGTTCCCTTAACTGGTATAAGTCAGGTTCCAGAATTCACAGAAGTACTGGAATTAAGCCTGATGCAATCAATTCACCTCTTATCTACCCCTCGTATTTAAAATATGATCAGAGTCGAAAAATGCCATATTTAGCTCTTCTCGATCATCTAACAAGATCTGTTAAGAACGAGTCAAATGTACTAATCACAACAGGATACTCATTTAACGATGATCATATTAATGATGCGATGCTTAATGCATTGATCGCTAACCCATCGTCCATGATCATAGCGCTACTATTTGGAGAATTGAGCGCATATCCTAATGCAATTTCAATGGCAAAATCGAGACCTAATATTGGCTTATGGGCTCTTGATGAAGCAATTATTGGCACAAAAAGAGGTAAATGGAAAGTAATTAAATATAATTCAGAAGATAACATTGCAAATGTCATTCAATCCGAAGAAATTCCAGATCCAAATGACGCCGCGAAGACAGTAAAAATATGGAAGCTTCAACTCGGAGACTTCCAGCACCTTGGAAATTTTTTGCATCATTTAGTTGTCCAAGATAATCAGCCAACAAAATGA
- a CDS encoding antirestriction protein ArdA: MEYYQNEFDPEHMFQDWEYIPSFMVSECSLHQDAFKYFEVVSEMDDDRAEVFEIYCSDIGSWPANGNDLEETLEGFNEAYQGFYGGAFKDPKTEFTYQYVEDTGILSGAPEILEKYFDYEAFGRDLFLESYTEMNGFVFID, from the coding sequence TTGGAATACTATCAAAATGAATTTGACCCCGAGCATATGTTCCAGGACTGGGAATATATTCCATCTTTTATGGTATCGGAGTGCAGTTTGCATCAGGACGCATTCAAATACTTTGAAGTAGTTTCTGAAATGGATGATGACAGAGCGGAAGTATTTGAGATTTACTGCTCAGATATTGGATCCTGGCCAGCCAATGGAAATGATCTGGAAGAAACACTGGAAGGTTTTAATGAAGCTTACCAGGGATTTTATGGCGGAGCTTTTAAAGATCCGAAAACTGAGTTTACCTATCAATATGTAGAGGATACCGGAATACTTTCGGGAGCACCTGAAATTCTGGAAAAATATTTTGACTATGAAGCCTTCGGACGAGATCTATTTCTTGAAAGCTATACTGAAATGAATGGATTTGTCTTTATCGATTGA
- a CDS encoding HD domain-containing protein produces MNKRKIINDPVYGFITISSDLLFDLVEHPYFQRLRRIKQLGLADLVYPGALHTRFHHALGAMHLMSQALRALQERGHLIWEPEIEAAQAAILLHDLGHGPFSHVLESVLLPGVHHESITLVMMKELNRQMDGRLDIAIQMFEGVYPRKFFHQMISSQLDMDRMDYLNRDSFYSGVVEGSIGADRLIKMLDISQDQLVVEEKGILSIENFLHARRLMYWQVYLHKTLLSAQAMLTEILRRARELSARGENLFATADFSRFLNNNFTLADFEENPDLLESFNNLDDNDVWASVKGWTKHPDPVLSFLCKSLLDRHLFKISFFEEAPGEEILKPLRENLLAGGVMESELSYFLITGETTNSAYEKEQDPIKVKMKNGTLLDIADASDIPTIEALTKIVRKYYVCWGKNVSLRG; encoded by the coding sequence TTGAACAAAAGAAAAATAATCAACGACCCGGTTTACGGCTTTATCACCATTTCCTCAGATTTACTCTTTGATTTGGTCGAACACCCTTATTTTCAGCGATTACGACGAATTAAACAGTTAGGTTTAGCTGATCTTGTGTATCCGGGTGCACTTCATACGCGTTTTCATCATGCATTAGGCGCGATGCATTTAATGAGCCAGGCTTTACGCGCTTTACAGGAAAGAGGTCATTTAATATGGGAGCCGGAAATTGAAGCGGCTCAGGCGGCAATCCTTTTGCATGACCTGGGACATGGACCTTTTTCGCATGTACTTGAAAGTGTTTTGCTGCCAGGTGTACATCACGAATCCATCACGCTGGTGATGATGAAGGAGCTTAACAGGCAGATGGACGGGCGACTGGATATTGCCATTCAAATGTTTGAGGGTGTGTATCCGAGAAAGTTTTTCCATCAGATGATTTCCAGTCAGCTGGATATGGACCGGATGGATTATCTTAATCGCGACAGTTTTTATTCTGGCGTAGTTGAAGGATCTATTGGTGCTGATCGCCTCATCAAAATGCTGGACATTAGCCAGGATCAGCTTGTGGTTGAGGAAAAAGGAATATTAAGTATAGAAAATTTTCTTCATGCACGCCGGCTTATGTACTGGCAGGTTTATCTGCACAAAACTTTACTTAGTGCGCAGGCCATGCTGACTGAAATTTTAAGGCGCGCGCGTGAATTGTCAGCACGGGGTGAAAATTTATTTGCAACGGCAGATTTTTCCCGCTTTCTCAATAACAACTTTACGCTTGCTGATTTTGAAGAGAACCCGGATTTATTAGAATCTTTCAACAATTTGGATGATAATGATGTATGGGCTTCTGTTAAAGGCTGGACTAAACATCCTGATCCTGTTTTATCCTTTCTTTGTAAAAGTTTGCTGGATAGGCATTTGTTCAAAATAAGCTTTTTTGAAGAAGCGCCCGGTGAAGAAATTTTAAAACCGTTGCGGGAAAATCTTTTGGCAGGAGGGGTTATGGAAAGTGAGTTGTCATACTTTCTGATAACGGGAGAAACCACGAATTCAGCCTATGAAAAGGAACAGGACCCCATAAAGGTCAAAATGAAAAATGGCACTTTGCTGGATATTGCCGATGCTTCCGACATTCCAACGATCGAAGCACTCACTAAGATTGTCCGCAAGTATTATGTATGTTGGGGTAAAAATGTATCTTTGCGTGGTTAG
- the lpxD gene encoding UDP-3-O-(3-hydroxymyristoyl)glucosamine N-acyltransferase encodes MKFTVSEIAKMLDGTTVGDDTVTIDSAAKIEEGQPGCISFLANSKYEPYIYTTQSSAVIVNKDFVPKQDIDATLIYVENAYTAFTVLLEEYQKRIATGKNGVEQPSFIGENSEMGPFGYRGAFSYIGRDCKIGNNVKIYPNAYLGDNVEVGDNTIIHPGVRIYDNTVIGKNCCIFANTVIGSDGFGFAPQADGSYKRIPQLGNVIIEDDVSIGSNSTIDCATMGSTIIRKGVKIDNLVQIAHNVEIGKNTVIVAQAGIAGSSRVGEQCVIGGQVGLVGHITIANNTKIGAQSGIGKSIKKEGLSLSGSPARDLTEHLRSMALTRRLPELEERLKELERKREVSEH; translated from the coding sequence ATGAAATTTACTGTCAGCGAGATTGCAAAGATGCTTGATGGAACTACCGTTGGTGATGACACAGTTACAATTGATTCGGCTGCAAAAATTGAGGAGGGCCAGCCAGGTTGTATCTCTTTTCTTGCCAATAGTAAATACGAACCTTATATCTATACCACACAATCTTCGGCTGTAATTGTTAACAAAGATTTTGTTCCAAAACAGGATATTGATGCTACATTGATATATGTAGAGAATGCTTATACTGCTTTTACAGTGCTTCTTGAAGAGTACCAGAAACGTATTGCGACAGGGAAAAACGGCGTTGAACAACCTAGTTTTATTGGAGAAAACAGCGAAATGGGTCCGTTCGGATATCGAGGTGCTTTCTCTTATATCGGTCGTGACTGCAAGATTGGAAACAATGTTAAAATATATCCAAATGCTTATTTGGGAGATAATGTTGAGGTTGGCGACAACACCATTATCCACCCCGGCGTGAGAATTTATGATAATACCGTAATTGGTAAAAATTGCTGTATTTTCGCAAATACGGTTATCGGAAGCGACGGTTTCGGCTTTGCTCCACAGGCGGATGGTTCCTATAAAAGAATCCCGCAACTGGGCAATGTAATTATTGAAGACGACGTGAGTATTGGCTCCAATTCAACCATTGATTGCGCGACTATGGGGTCAACAATCATTAGGAAAGGCGTTAAAATCGATAATCTGGTTCAGATCGCACATAATGTTGAAATTGGAAAAAACACTGTCATTGTGGCTCAGGCCGGAATAGCAGGTTCGTCACGCGTTGGTGAGCAATGTGTCATCGGCGGACAAGTTGGTCTTGTGGGACATATTACAATTGCCAACAATACCAAAATAGGGGCTCAGTCGGGAATTGGAAAATCAATCAAAAAGGAGGGATTGTCTCTTTCAGGATCGCCTGCAAGAGATTTGACAGAGCATTTGAGATCAATGGCTTTGACAAGAAGATTGCCTGAACTGGAAGAAAGATTGAAAGAACTTGAACGTAAACGAGAAGTTTCTGAACATTAA
- a CDS encoding bifunctional UDP-3-O-[3-hydroxymyristoyl] N-acetylglucosamine deacetylase/3-hydroxyacyl-ACP dehydratase, with product MNEKQQTIKKSVSVTGVGLHTGVVATMTFVPAAANHGYKFQRVDLPNQPIVDADVDNVVDLSRGTTIEQNGARIHTVEHTLAALVGLQIDNVLIQLDGPEPPIMDGSSIKFIDALLDAGIEEQNAYRNYFEVPEYVHYKNKENDIEMAALPLSDYRLTVMVDYNSKVISSQHASLNDITLFKDDIAKCRTFVFLHELEALYKQNLIKGGDLTNAIVIVDRDVKEGELDHLSQLLNKPKVSVDKSKGILNNVELHYPNEMARHKLLDLIGDLALIGRPIKAQILAARPGHAANVALAKKIKKLIKSGKGDIPSYDPNKAPVLDIKQIGELLAHRYPFQMIDKIIALDENSVVGVKNVTINEEYFLGHFPGNPVMPGVLQLEAMAQTGGILVLSSVPDPDNYWSYLIGIDACRFRRSVVPGDTVIFKCVFTSPMKRGIVKMSGRGYVSGQLVCEADMIASLVKKK from the coding sequence ATGAACGAAAAACAACAAACCATTAAGAAATCCGTATCCGTTACGGGAGTAGGTTTACACACGGGTGTCGTAGCAACGATGACATTTGTTCCTGCCGCAGCTAATCACGGTTATAAATTTCAACGTGTTGATTTACCAAATCAGCCGATTGTTGACGCCGATGTGGATAACGTGGTAGATTTGTCCCGCGGGACTACCATTGAACAAAACGGTGCCCGTATCCATACAGTTGAACATACACTTGCCGCTTTGGTAGGCTTGCAGATTGACAATGTTTTGATACAATTGGATGGTCCTGAACCTCCAATTATGGACGGAAGTTCTATCAAGTTTATAGATGCATTACTTGACGCCGGTATTGAGGAGCAAAATGCTTATCGTAACTATTTTGAAGTTCCTGAATACGTTCATTATAAAAACAAAGAAAATGACATTGAGATGGCCGCTTTGCCACTCTCTGATTATAGATTGACAGTAATGGTTGATTACAATTCAAAAGTAATCAGTAGCCAGCACGCTTCATTGAACGATATTACTTTGTTTAAAGACGATATCGCAAAATGCCGCACGTTTGTGTTTTTACATGAACTAGAAGCCTTATACAAGCAAAATCTGATCAAAGGAGGAGACCTTACCAATGCGATTGTCATTGTGGACCGGGATGTGAAAGAAGGCGAACTGGATCATTTGTCACAATTGCTTAACAAACCGAAAGTGAGTGTTGACAAGTCAAAAGGAATTCTGAATAATGTAGAATTGCATTATCCGAATGAAATGGCTCGTCACAAGCTGCTGGATCTTATCGGTGATCTTGCTCTGATCGGAAGGCCTATAAAAGCGCAAATCCTGGCGGCACGTCCGGGACATGCAGCGAACGTAGCGCTTGCAAAAAAGATAAAAAAACTCATCAAGTCAGGAAAAGGAGATATTCCTTCCTACGACCCAAATAAAGCCCCTGTTCTGGATATCAAGCAGATCGGTGAATTGCTTGCGCATCGCTATCCTTTCCAAATGATCGACAAGATCATTGCGCTGGATGAAAACAGCGTGGTTGGGGTTAAAAATGTAACAATCAATGAGGAATATTTCCTTGGACACTTTCCGGGAAATCCGGTAATGCCAGGTGTTTTGCAGCTGGAAGCCATGGCTCAGACGGGTGGTATTCTTGTATTGAGCAGCGTGCCGGATCCGGATAATTACTGGTCTTATCTGATCGGTATTGATGCCTGCCGTTTCCGTCGCAGTGTAGTTCCCGGCGATACCGTTATATTTAAGTGTGTTTTTACTTCGCCGAT